A segment of the Streptomyces sp. Tu 2975 genome:
AGATGGACATGGTCGGTCTGATCGGCGCCGAGGACAAACTGCCCGGCGAGATATCCGGCGGAATGCGCAAGCGGGCCGGACTGGCTCGGGCCCTGGTGCTCGACCCGGAGATCATCCTGTTCGACGAGCCGGACTCGGGTCTCGATCCGGTGCGCGTGGCGTATCTCAACCAGCTGATCGTCGATCTCAACGCGCAGATCGACGCCACGTTCCTCATCGTCACCCACGACATCGCCTCCGCCCGCCAGGTCCCGGACAACATCGGGCTTCTGTTCCGCCGCGAGCTGGTGATGTTCGGCCCGCGGGAGCAGCTGCTGACCAGCGAAGAGCCCGTGGTGCGGCAGTTCCTCAACGGGCGGATGCAGGGACCGATCGGCATGGCGGAGGAGAAGGACGCCGCCCAGGTCGAGCAGGAGCTCGCGCAGCTCGGTGAGGCGGCGGACGCCGCCGTACCGGGCGTGCTCGAGCTGACGCCGCGGCTGCTGCCCACCGAGGGCATCGAACGGCCGCCCCGCTGGGCGGAGATCGCGGACCGTGAGGCGCTGCGGCGGCTGCGGGCGTCGGTGCGCGGAAGGGCGGGCGACGCATGAGCCTGTCGCCCGTCGGGGCGCTGCGGCAGTCGGGCAGCCTGTTCGCCATGGGGCTGGACGTGCTGCGCACGATCCCCAAGCGGCCCTTCCAGGTCAGGGAGTTCATCCAGCAGGCGTGGTTCGTCGCGAGTGTGACGATCCTGCCGACGGCGCTGGTGTCGATCCCGTTCGGAGCGGTGATCGCGTTGCAGATCGGCTCTCTGACGAGGCA
Coding sequences within it:
- a CDS encoding ABC transporter ATP-binding protein; its protein translation is MGVEICVEGLTKSFGRQVIWQDVSLTLPAGEVSVMLGPSGTGKSVFLKTLVGLLRPERGSIRIAGQDITTLREHELYEVRKLFGVLFQDGALFGSMNLYDNIAFPLREHTRKPEGEIRRIVLEKMDMVGLIGAEDKLPGEISGGMRKRAGLARALVLDPEIILFDEPDSGLDPVRVAYLNQLIVDLNAQIDATFLIVTHDIASARQVPDNIGLLFRRELVMFGPREQLLTSEEPVVRQFLNGRMQGPIGMAEEKDAAQVEQELAQLGEAADAAVPGVLELTPRLLPTEGIERPPRWAEIADREALRRLRASVRGRAGDA